From a single Nostoc sp. MS1 genomic region:
- a CDS encoding chemotaxis protein CheB, whose amino-acid sequence MKPARKILIIGGSTFNKNTPQKISKALMDSKFLDEWAVIIAIHQYFKLRGFNKTDRTPINPDDFKSKIKLDFYLPEFEPQFSFIFTPGQFTVQTGCIYVLPDPGLDIPGLPVQKEYLSTSFIGDTYQLKLHVESSKKSVEEWFNNNPFDASGTKRQMTARDLGNIDDQYLHNFPLPTGANISRLKATAQDHPPERVMYRDMPCIDKLMDEVAASKSKPKIAALLLCGLYGDGANGLKAIQNIGGYTAVQFPDECCREELGIDKYKTSSIPKTALQIEPKHQVVTLESKPNYMTLFNWLCSIK is encoded by the coding sequence ATGAAGCCAGCTAGGAAAATCCTTATTATTGGCGGTTCTACTTTTAACAAAAATACGCCTCAAAAAATTAGTAAAGCATTGATGGATAGCAAATTTTTAGATGAATGGGCAGTAATTATTGCAATTCATCAATATTTTAAGCTAAGAGGTTTTAATAAAACGGACAGAACACCAATTAACCCAGATGACTTTAAATCTAAAATCAAGTTAGATTTTTATTTACCTGAATTTGAGCCACAATTTTCCTTTATTTTTACTCCTGGGCAATTTACAGTTCAAACAGGATGTATTTATGTACTACCTGATCCTGGACTGGATATACCTGGACTGCCTGTACAGAAAGAATATCTTTCCACAAGTTTTATTGGTGATACATATCAATTAAAACTCCATGTGGAAAGCTCAAAAAAATCAGTTGAGGAATGGTTTAATAATAACCCATTTGATGCTTCTGGTACAAAGCGGCAAATGACCGCTCGTGATCTGGGTAATATTGATGATCAATATTTGCATAATTTCCCACTGCCTACTGGCGCAAACATATCTCGATTAAAAGCAACAGCACAGGATCACCCCCCAGAAAGAGTAATGTATAGAGATATGCCTTGCATAGACAAATTAATGGATGAAGTTGCTGCTAGTAAGAGCAAACCAAAAATAGCAGCTTTACTTCTTTGTGGACTATATGGAGATGGTGCAAATGGACTGAAAGCCATTCAAAATATTGGTGGATATACAGCAGTACAGTTTCCAGATGAATGCTGTCGTGAAGAATTAGGAATAGATAAATATAAGACTTCCTCAATACCAAAGACAGCATTACAGATAGAACCTAAGCATCAAGTTGTTACCTTGGAAAGCAAACCTAATTATATGACATTATTTAATTGGCTGTGTAGTATAAAATAA